A window of Cellulosimicrobium protaetiae genomic DNA:
GCGCGCGTCGACGCGCCTGCGACGCTCGAGGAGAAGGCGACGCTCGGCAAGCTCTCGCCCGAGCAGGTCACCGCGACCGAGCTCGCGGGCGAGCCGATCACCGCGAAGCTCACGAACGCGCCCGGCAACGACGCCCCGATCGGCGGGCTCAAGGTCACGACCGAGAACGCGTGGTTCGCGGCCCGGCCGTCGGGCACGGAGAACGTCTACAAGATCTACGCCGAGTCGTTCGTCTCCGCCGAGCACCTGACCCAGGTCCAGACCGAGGCGAAGGACGTCGTCTCCGCCGCCCTCGGAGGCTGACCTCCCTGCCGAGGGAGAACCCACGCGCTGACCAGGGTTCTCCCTCGGCGAACCGCGGTTCTCTCTCGGCAGGACCAGGGTTCTCCCTCGGCGCGGTGGGCCGGCTGACCCACCGCCTCACGCGACCGCCCTGACTCCCGCCGCGGCGCGGCGCGCGACGATCGTCCCGACGAGGGAGACGCCGGCGAACGTGAGCATGAGCAGCTGGGCGGACCGGACGAGGTCGGGTGTCCCGAGGTTCACGAGGACGCCGGCGAGGGCGGCGCTCAGCGCCGTCGCGATGAGGAAGACGGTGTTGACCGCGGCCGCGGCCTTGGCACCCTCCTCCTCGCCGACCGTGCTCCCCAGCGCGGCAACCGTCAGGTGCGGGAACCCGAGCCCGATCCCGGCTCCCGCGAGGAAGAGCGTCACGAACCAGAGGGCGATCACCGTGCCCGACGGCCCGTCGTGATGGAGCAACCCGTACGCGGTGAGACCGAGCGCGACCACCAGCGGGCCCACCGTGATCAGGCCCCGCCGCGCCCGGACCGTCGTGGCGTTCGCGGTGACCATCTGGGTCACGGACCAGCCGAGCGAGAGTGCCGCCCCGAGCAGTCCCGCGACGAGCGGACCGAGTCCTCCGATCTCCTGCCCGAAGAGCGGGATGAACGCCTCGGTGCCGATGCCGAACGCGAGGACTGCGACGGTGAGGTAGACCCAGCGCAGCGAGGACCCGCGCGCGAACGTGACCTGGGGCAGGATCCCGCTGTGCCCGCTCCGCTCGTGACGGACGAACCACACGCCGAGCACGACCCCGACGACGAGCGCCGCCGCGGTCGCGACACCGGAGGGCACGACGCTCGCGACGCCCACCGCTGCGACGGCGCTCGCGAGCAGCACGAGCGACGCCCACGGCACCGACTCGCTGGAGCGGCTCCGCGCCGTCCGCGGCATCGAGCGGACGACGAGCACGCACACGAGCGCCGCGACGACCGCGAGGCTGACGAACGCGGCGCGCCAGGCGCCGACCTGCCCGAACCCGCCTCCCACGACCGGCCCGACGATGTTCCCGACGCCCCACATCGCCGACACGAGAGCCGCAG
This region includes:
- a CDS encoding MFS transporter, whose amino-acid sequence is MTQTEQERQDTGTAGTWRELLGGRHAPVAAVLAGGVLLEASNVYLTTSLLPTIVGEIGGAEFYAWTMTTFLLASVVTSMLVSRVLTQQGAVRAYLLALGLFALGSLLCAASPSMLVLLLGRTVQGLGGGLLAGLGYALIQRALPERLWARAAALVSAMWGVGNIVGPVVGGGFGQVGAWRAAFVSLAVVAALVCVLVVRSMPRTARSRSSESVPWASLVLLASAVAAVGVASVVPSGVATAAALVVGVVLGVWFVRHERSGHSGILPQVTFARGSSLRWVYLTVAVLAFGIGTEAFIPLFGQEIGGLGPLVAGLLGAALSLGWSVTQMVTANATTVRARRGLITVGPLVVALGLTAYGLLHHDGPSGTVIALWFVTLFLAGAGIGLGFPHLTVAALGSTVGEEEGAKAAAAVNTVFLIATALSAALAGVLVNLGTPDLVRSAQLLMLTFAGVSLVGTIVARRAAAGVRAVA